In a genomic window of [Empedobacter] haloabium:
- the gspF gene encoding type II secretion system inner membrane protein GspF: protein MPAFRYEAVDAGGATKKGVVNADSARSARADLRGQGLVPIKVDAISAQVDASGATARRGLGEKLSTTELALFTRQLASLLEAGLPLEQAFTALLEQAERAYVRDLIASIRSEVIGGASLSDVLGRHPRDFAEIYRALVASGEQIGQLSRVLSRLADYIERRNALVQKVKLAFTYPAIVTVVAFAIVIFLLTYVVPQIVSVFANTKQKLPLLTVIMLAVSDFVRHYGIFVAVLLVGAWVMWRKALENIALKTRWHTWLLTAPLYGKFERSLNTSRFASTLAITTGSGVPILRALETSRDTLSNVAMRQLVEEASDAVREGVSLARALSAQKHFPPMLIHMIRAGEITGELPAMLERAAAAQEADLERRTLTIAGLLEPALILAMGVVVLLIVLAVLMPIIEINQLVR, encoded by the coding sequence ATGCCGGCATTCCGATACGAAGCCGTCGACGCGGGCGGCGCCACCAAGAAGGGCGTCGTCAATGCGGACAGCGCGCGCTCGGCGCGGGCCGACCTGCGCGGCCAGGGCCTGGTGCCGATCAAGGTCGATGCCATCTCGGCGCAGGTCGATGCCAGCGGCGCCACCGCGCGCCGCGGCCTGGGCGAGAAGCTGTCGACGACGGAGCTGGCGCTGTTTACGCGCCAGCTGGCCAGCCTGTTGGAAGCAGGGCTGCCGCTGGAGCAGGCGTTTACCGCGCTGCTGGAACAGGCCGAGCGGGCGTACGTGCGCGACCTGATCGCGTCGATCCGCTCCGAGGTGATCGGCGGCGCGTCCCTGTCGGACGTGCTGGGCCGCCATCCGCGCGACTTCGCCGAAATCTACCGGGCGCTGGTGGCGTCCGGCGAGCAGATCGGCCAGCTCTCGCGCGTGCTGTCGCGCCTGGCCGACTATATCGAGCGGCGCAACGCGCTGGTGCAGAAGGTCAAGCTGGCGTTCACGTACCCGGCCATCGTGACGGTGGTGGCGTTCGCCATCGTGATCTTCCTGCTGACCTACGTGGTGCCGCAGATCGTCTCCGTATTCGCCAACACCAAGCAGAAGCTGCCGCTGCTGACGGTGATCATGCTGGCGGTCTCCGACTTCGTGCGGCACTACGGCATCTTCGTGGCCGTGCTGCTGGTGGGGGCCTGGGTCATGTGGCGCAAGGCCTTGGAGAACATCGCGCTGAAGACGCGCTGGCACACGTGGCTGCTGACGGCGCCGCTGTACGGCAAGTTCGAGCGCAGCCTGAATACGTCGCGCTTTGCCAGCACGCTGGCCATCACGACCGGTTCCGGCGTGCCGATCCTGCGCGCGCTGGAGACGAGCCGCGACACGCTGTCGAACGTGGCGATGCGCCAGCTGGTGGAAGAGGCCAGCGATGCGGTGCGCGAGGGTGTCAGCCTGGCGCGGGCGCTGTCGGCGCAGAAGCACTTCCCGCCGATGCTGATCCACATGATTCGCGCTGGCGAGATCACGGGCGAGCTGCCGGCGATGCTGGAACGCGCCGCCGCCGCGCAGGAAGCGGACCTGGAACGGCGCACGCTGACGATCGCCGGCCTGCTCGAGCCCGCGCTGATCCTGGCGATGGGCGTGGTGGTGCTGCTGATCGTGCTGGCCGTGCTGATGCCGATTATCGAAATCAATC
- the gspE gene encoding type II secretion system ATPase GspE: MNNLLPYAFARDYLVLARSGERDDTVQVLVSNATTPAAIAEVSRRFGRIQLTAMPRAELEAAIASAYAGAGGDVSQVADEFDADLDLTKLLQDVPAIEDLLESSDDAPVIRMINALLTQALRDGASDIHVEPFEQISVVRFRIDGALRDIVKPRKAIHGSLISRIKIMAQLDIAEKRLPQDGRITLRVGGKPVDVRVSTLPTGHGERAVLRLLDKEAGRLDLNHLGMSAPMLEEFNGLLAQPHGIVLVTGPTGSGKTTTLYAALSLLNSTTTNILTVEDPIEYDLAGVGQTQVNARIDMTFAKALRAILRQDPDVIMIGEIRDLETAQIAVQASLTGHLVLATLHTNDAASAVTRLLDMGIEPFLLSSSLLGVLAQRLVRKLCPVCKTNEGGTWHAVGCDACGQTGYQGRVGIYELLQTTDRIRSQIHDRASEAEIRTTALGDGMKTMRDDGERWLADGTTTLAELLRVAKD, translated from the coding sequence ATGAACAACCTGTTGCCCTATGCCTTTGCACGGGACTACCTCGTGCTGGCGCGCAGCGGCGAGCGCGACGACACCGTGCAGGTGCTGGTGTCGAACGCGACGACGCCGGCGGCCATCGCCGAGGTGTCGCGCCGCTTCGGCCGCATCCAGCTGACCGCCATGCCGCGCGCCGAGCTGGAAGCGGCCATCGCGTCGGCCTATGCCGGCGCCGGCGGCGACGTGTCGCAGGTGGCCGATGAATTCGACGCCGACCTGGACCTGACCAAGCTGCTGCAGGACGTGCCGGCCATCGAGGACCTGCTGGAATCCTCCGACGACGCCCCCGTGATCCGCATGATCAACGCGCTGTTGACGCAGGCGCTGCGCGACGGCGCTTCCGACATCCACGTCGAGCCGTTCGAGCAGATCTCCGTGGTGCGCTTCCGCATCGACGGCGCGCTGCGCGACATCGTCAAGCCTCGCAAGGCCATCCACGGCTCGCTGATCTCGCGCATCAAGATCATGGCGCAGCTGGACATCGCCGAAAAACGGCTGCCGCAGGACGGCCGCATCACCCTGCGCGTGGGCGGCAAGCCGGTCGACGTGCGGGTCTCGACCCTGCCGACCGGCCACGGCGAGCGGGCCGTGCTGCGTTTGCTGGACAAGGAGGCGGGCCGGCTCGACCTGAACCACCTGGGCATGAGCGCGCCGATGCTGGAAGAGTTCAATGGCCTCCTGGCGCAGCCGCACGGCATCGTGCTGGTCACCGGCCCCACCGGCTCGGGCAAGACGACCACGCTGTACGCGGCGCTGTCGCTGCTGAACTCCACCACGACGAACATCCTGACGGTGGAAGACCCGATCGAGTACGATCTCGCCGGCGTCGGCCAGACCCAGGTCAACGCCCGCATCGACATGACGTTCGCGAAAGCCTTGCGCGCGATCCTGCGACAAGACCCGGATGTGATCATGATCGGCGAAATCCGCGACCTGGAAACGGCGCAGATCGCCGTCCAGGCCTCGCTGACGGGCCACCTGGTGCTGGCGACCCTGCACACCAACGACGCGGCATCGGCCGTCACCCGTCTGCTGGACATGGGCATCGAGCCATTCCTGCTGTCGTCCTCGCTGCTGGGCGTGCTGGCGCAGCGGCTGGTGCGCAAGCTGTGCCCGGTCTGCAAGACCAATGAAGGCGGCACCTGGCACGCGGTCGGCTGCGACGCCTGCGGCCAGACCGGCTACCAGGGCCGCGTCGGCATCTATGAGCTGCTGCAGACGACGGACCGCATCCGCTCGCAAATCCACGACCGCGCCTCCGAGGCGGAGATCCGCACCACGGCGCTGGGCGATGGCATGAAGACGATGCGTGACGACGGCGAGCGCTGGCTGGCGGACGGCACCACCACGCTGGCCGAGCTGCTGCGCGTGGCCAAGGACTAA
- the gspD gene encoding type II secretion system secretin GspD, with protein MKKQFAGKSSLPAHKRVSAAALLCCMLCSAVTPAFAAPQPAAEADAAALNFVGADIEAVIKAVGHYTNITFLIDPRVKGTITLVSEKSISKSQAFALLTSALRLQGYAIVSGDGYAKVVPEAEAKLQATPTIVGKQATPKGDQIATQVFHLAHESAANLVTVLRPLISTNNTINANPGNNSLVITDYADNLKRLAKIVAALDAPANTDMDVIPVRHGIASDVATMINKMMEPGSGADSGRVTVLADPRTNSLILRAPSVARANLAKSLIAKLDQPTTQMGNVHVVYLKNADATKLAETLRAVTTGESPSSTGGANSALGNNQATMQTGANNTIGQTGTAGGTGPTNPALSASGSAGRSGGATGGGGYIQADASTNTLIITAPEAIYRNLRAVIDQLDVRRAQVYIEALIVEISADKAAEFGVQWVGASGDSNSTYRVGGLQSFSNGGNNLVNIYNGTAPSNGLSVGIFKQLANGKLGLGALAHVLETNANGNVLSTPNMITLDNEVATIRVGQNVPILTGQFTTTSGTNSNPFQTIDRKDVGLTLKVKPQISEGGTIKLAIYNESSSVAASSVDATAGITLNTRVIENNVIADDGQIIVLGGLIEDKASDSVERVPGLASLPVLGNLFKYNKRSRTKTNLMVFLRPVVIRNMEQSISLATDRYDYMRSAGATLTPNEAILVKQLGNPMLPPLVNGSPASPDGTLARPVPPAAVPARIPGAAEPVPAQPGKQ; from the coding sequence ATGAAAAAACAGTTTGCTGGCAAATCCTCTCTTCCCGCGCACAAGCGCGTCAGTGCCGCGGCGCTGCTGTGCTGCATGCTGTGCTCCGCCGTCACCCCGGCCTTCGCCGCGCCGCAACCGGCCGCCGAAGCCGATGCGGCGGCGCTGAACTTCGTCGGGGCCGACATCGAAGCGGTCATCAAGGCGGTGGGCCATTACACCAACATCACGTTCCTGATCGACCCGCGCGTCAAGGGCACGATCACGCTGGTGTCGGAAAAATCGATCAGCAAGTCGCAGGCGTTCGCGCTGCTGACCTCCGCGCTGCGCCTGCAGGGCTACGCCATCGTCAGCGGCGACGGCTATGCCAAGGTGGTGCCGGAAGCGGAAGCGAAGCTGCAGGCCACCCCGACGATCGTCGGCAAGCAGGCCACGCCGAAGGGCGACCAGATCGCCACCCAGGTGTTCCACCTGGCGCACGAATCGGCGGCCAACCTGGTCACCGTATTGCGCCCGCTGATCTCGACCAACAACACGATCAACGCCAACCCGGGCAACAACTCGCTCGTCATCACCGACTACGCGGACAACCTGAAGCGCCTGGCCAAGATCGTCGCCGCGCTGGACGCGCCGGCCAATACGGATATGGACGTGATCCCGGTCCGCCACGGCATCGCCAGCGACGTGGCGACGATGATCAACAAGATGATGGAGCCGGGCAGCGGCGCCGACAGCGGGCGCGTCACGGTACTGGCCGACCCACGCACCAACTCGCTGATCCTGCGCGCGCCGTCGGTGGCGCGCGCCAACCTGGCCAAGTCGCTGATCGCCAAGCTGGACCAGCCGACTACCCAGATGGGCAACGTCCACGTGGTCTACCTGAAGAACGCCGATGCCACCAAGCTGGCCGAGACGCTGCGCGCCGTGACGACGGGCGAGTCGCCGTCCAGCACCGGCGGCGCCAACAGCGCCCTGGGCAACAACCAGGCGACGATGCAGACCGGCGCCAACAACACGATCGGCCAGACCGGCACGGCCGGCGGCACCGGGCCGACCAATCCGGCGCTGTCGGCCTCCGGCAGCGCTGGCCGCAGCGGCGGCGCCACCGGTGGCGGCGGCTACATCCAGGCAGACGCCTCGACCAACACCCTGATCATCACGGCGCCGGAAGCGATCTACCGCAACCTGCGCGCCGTCATCGACCAGCTGGACGTGCGCCGCGCCCAGGTCTACATCGAGGCACTGATCGTCGAGATCAGCGCCGACAAGGCGGCCGAATTCGGCGTGCAGTGGGTCGGCGCCTCGGGCGACAGCAACAGCACCTACCGCGTCGGCGGGCTGCAGTCGTTCTCCAACGGCGGCAACAACCTGGTCAACATCTACAACGGCACGGCGCCCAGCAACGGCCTGTCGGTCGGCATCTTCAAGCAGCTCGCCAACGGCAAGCTGGGCCTGGGCGCGCTGGCCCACGTGCTGGAGACGAACGCCAACGGCAACGTGCTGTCCACGCCGAACATGATCACGCTGGACAACGAGGTCGCCACGATCCGCGTGGGCCAGAACGTGCCGATCCTGACCGGCCAGTTCACCACCACCTCCGGCACCAACAGCAATCCGTTCCAGACCATCGACCGCAAGGACGTGGGCCTGACCCTGAAGGTGAAGCCACAGATTTCCGAAGGCGGCACGATCAAGCTGGCGATCTACAACGAGTCGTCCAGCGTGGCCGCGTCGTCGGTCGATGCCACCGCCGGCATCACGCTCAATACGCGCGTCATCGAGAACAACGTCATCGCCGACGACGGCCAGATCATCGTGCTGGGCGGTCTGATCGAGGACAAGGCCAGCGACAGCGTCGAGCGCGTGCCGGGCCTGGCCAGCCTGCCGGTGCTGGGCAACCTGTTCAAGTACAACAAGCGCTCGCGCACCAAGACCAATCTGATGGTGTTCCTGCGCCCGGTCGTGATCCGCAACATGGAGCAGAGCATCAGCCTGGCCACGGACCGCTACGACTACATGCGTTCGGCCGGCGCAACGTTGACGCCGAACGAGGCGATCCTGGTCAAACAGCTGGGCAATCCAATGCTGCCGCCGCTGGTCAACGGCAGCCCGGCCAGCCCGGATGGCACGCTGGCCCGGCCGGTGCCGCCGGCTGCCGTGCCGGCGCGCATCCCCGGCGCCGCCGAACCCGTGCCCGCGCAACCCGGGAAGCAGTGA
- the gspN gene encoding type II secretion system protein N: MKRAVLWLLAVVVTAVLTLLVFFPAAWVAVLVERQTDGRLTLGDAQGTLWHGSAFVGGAASRSGAVTPLLPGRFTWRLSPLSLLGSVRMELSNPDALTQPVLFTGSWRQWQLSPAALRLPADGLSGLGAPLNTLALSGRLQLAWTSLQLALVQRNVAVDGRTTLEMQDVSSRLTPIRPLGSYQLALDWRGQQAGVNLSTTKGPLLLSGTGQLQQGRLQFSGQAEAAKGYEETLGNLLNLLGQRRMVGGKNIIALEFR; this comes from the coding sequence ATGAAACGCGCCGTCCTGTGGCTGCTTGCCGTCGTCGTCACGGCCGTGCTGACGCTGCTCGTGTTCTTCCCGGCCGCCTGGGTGGCCGTGCTGGTGGAGCGGCAGACGGACGGCCGCCTGACCCTGGGCGACGCCCAGGGCACGTTATGGCATGGCTCGGCCTTCGTTGGCGGTGCCGCCAGCCGCAGCGGCGCCGTCACGCCGCTGCTGCCGGGCCGGTTCACGTGGCGGCTGTCGCCGCTGTCCTTGCTGGGCAGCGTGCGCATGGAACTGTCCAATCCGGACGCGCTGACGCAGCCCGTGCTGTTTACGGGCAGCTGGCGCCAGTGGCAGCTCAGTCCCGCCGCGTTGCGGCTGCCCGCGGACGGGCTGTCCGGACTGGGCGCGCCATTGAACACGCTGGCGCTGTCCGGCCGCCTGCAACTGGCATGGACATCGCTGCAGCTGGCGCTGGTGCAGCGCAACGTCGCCGTGGACGGCCGCACCACGCTGGAGATGCAGGACGTGTCGTCGCGCCTGACGCCGATCCGCCCGCTGGGCAGCTACCAGCTGGCGCTGGACTGGCGCGGGCAGCAGGCCGGAGTCAACCTGAGCACGACGAAGGGTCCGCTGCTGCTGTCCGGCACGGGCCAGCTGCAACAGGGCCGGCTGCAGTTTTCCGGCCAGGCCGAGGCCGCCAAGGGCTACGAAGAAACGCTGGGCAACCTGCTCAACCTGCTGGGTCAACGCCGCATGGTCGGCGGTAAAAACATCATCGCTTTAGAGTTCAGATAA
- a CDS encoding type II secretion system protein M encodes MSKLTDTIKGWRAGAAAFWGARTEQERRFLAVGGAVVGLGLVYGLLIDPALTGRERLRRELPVLRQEAAELQALATQASQLSAQPAPPVAALTRDALNTVLTSRGLTPQNLVATGEYFKIEFKGVPFAGLVSWLDDARRENRIAVQDGTVTAQDAAGMVDATLTLRQETGAR; translated from the coding sequence ATGAGCAAACTGACCGATACCATCAAGGGCTGGCGCGCGGGCGCGGCCGCGTTCTGGGGCGCCCGCACGGAACAGGAGCGCCGCTTCCTGGCCGTCGGCGGCGCCGTCGTGGGACTGGGCCTGGTGTACGGCCTGCTGATCGATCCGGCGCTGACGGGACGCGAACGGCTGCGCCGCGAACTGCCGGTACTGCGCCAGGAGGCGGCCGAGTTGCAGGCATTGGCCACCCAGGCGTCGCAATTATCGGCCCAGCCGGCGCCGCCGGTGGCGGCGCTGACGCGCGACGCGCTGAACACGGTGCTCACCAGCCGCGGGCTGACGCCGCAGAACCTGGTCGCCACCGGTGAATACTTCAAGATCGAGTTCAAGGGCGTGCCGTTCGCCGGCCTGGTCTCGTGGCTGGACGACGCGCGGCGCGAGAATCGCATCGCCGTGCAGGACGGCACCGTCACGGCGCAGGACGCGGCAGGCATGGTCGATGCCACGCTGACCTTGCGCCAGGAGACGGGCGCCCGATGA
- the gspL gene encoding type II secretion system protein GspL has product MTTLYISYPARAAANDAGAAQSCAFALVGDAGNVAQQGTGALSKLADLVASARKVVLLLAASDVTLLRVAVPPLSGARLKAALPNLVEEQILGDPAECVLAIGPAQPGVAERTVAVVQRAWLEVLVRALVAQGARSVSALPGQLCLPLVPGGVSAALLHDEAGLELTLRAAQYEGMGLTLPAQADSALHTLRALAGEAPVTLYVPAAQRAQYDALVAETPGIVLEEDNWVHRIAAAQAVQLDLAAGLGAASGARAREWRRWRWPAYIALLAVLVNIAGLNIEWLRMQREADAVRQSMTQIFRAAYPNEKVILDPAAQMRKNIASAKAASGEMAADEFTALAAALGEALQILPRRDVVAGLEYRERALTVRLKPDSVDAAALAQVQAQLAPRKLSLKETGAGVWQLRAGGGA; this is encoded by the coding sequence TTGACGACTCTTTATATCAGCTATCCGGCACGCGCGGCCGCCAACGACGCGGGGGCGGCGCAGAGCTGCGCTTTCGCGCTGGTGGGCGACGCGGGCAACGTGGCGCAGCAGGGTACCGGGGCGCTGTCCAAGCTGGCCGACCTGGTCGCATCGGCGCGCAAGGTCGTGCTGCTGCTGGCCGCCAGCGACGTGACGCTGCTGCGCGTGGCCGTGCCGCCGCTGTCGGGCGCGCGCCTGAAGGCGGCCCTGCCGAACCTGGTCGAGGAACAGATCCTGGGCGACCCGGCCGAATGCGTGCTGGCGATCGGCCCGGCGCAGCCGGGCGTGGCCGAGCGCACCGTCGCCGTCGTGCAGCGCGCCTGGCTGGAAGTACTGGTACGGGCGCTGGTGGCGCAGGGCGCGCGCAGCGTCAGCGCGCTGCCGGGCCAATTGTGCCTGCCGCTGGTGCCGGGCGGTGTCTCGGCCGCGCTGCTGCATGACGAGGCGGGGCTGGAGCTGACCCTGCGCGCCGCGCAGTACGAAGGCATGGGCCTGACCCTGCCGGCGCAGGCCGACAGCGCGCTGCACACGCTGCGCGCACTGGCCGGCGAGGCGCCCGTCACACTGTATGTGCCGGCCGCCCAGCGCGCGCAGTACGACGCGCTGGTGGCCGAAACTCCCGGGATTGTGCTGGAAGAGGACAACTGGGTGCACCGCATCGCGGCCGCGCAAGCCGTGCAGCTGGACCTGGCCGCCGGCCTGGGCGCGGCCAGCGGCGCGCGTGCGCGCGAATGGCGCCGCTGGCGCTGGCCGGCATACATCGCGCTGCTGGCGGTGCTGGTCAATATCGCCGGCCTGAACATCGAGTGGCTGCGCATGCAGCGCGAGGCCGACGCGGTGCGCCAGTCGATGACGCAGATCTTCCGCGCCGCCTACCCGAACGAGAAGGTGATCCTTGATCCGGCCGCGCAGATGCGCAAGAACATCGCCAGCGCCAAGGCGGCCAGCGGCGAGATGGCGGCCGACGAGTTCACGGCGCTGGCGGCCGCGCTGGGCGAGGCGCTGCAGATCCTGCCACGGCGCGACGTCGTCGCGGGCCTGGAATACCGCGAGCGCGCGCTGACCGTGCGGCTGAAACCCGACAGCGTGGACGCGGCCGCGCTGGCGCAGGTGCAGGCGCAGCTGGCCCCGCGCAAGCTGTCGCTGAAGGAAACCGGCGCCGGCGTCTGGCAACTGCGCGCGGGAGGCGGAGCATGA
- the gspK gene encoding type II secretion system minor pseudopilin GspK, translating into MSVRPLSRQRGVAVVTALLLTTLAVTIVASLFWQQQVQVRSMENQRLHLQTRWVLRGALDWARLILQQEGRDSRDVTREDGVWATPLAETRLDQYLERERQNNESYDATLSGQIFDAQARYNLANLASANGMVDPAQLAVFRRLLANLQLNDAVAQAVADAVKRAYVATPPVVVPTPDGTGTGSGTGTGTGTGTGTGTGATGTATVTRGGSSSGSNAPIAPLRAEDLLAVAGVTQQAVERLREFVIVLPVGTRVNPNTAKAEVLAALFENMSVSEAQSLVVQRKRTPWTEGQPLKSAGGAGPTVPVAYRSDNFLVQSQVRLERAALETWSLIRRDPYDQGSRTTPVWIREL; encoded by the coding sequence ATGAGCGTGCGTCCACTTTCGCGCCAGCGCGGCGTGGCCGTGGTCACGGCACTGCTGCTGACGACCCTGGCCGTGACGATCGTGGCCAGCCTGTTCTGGCAGCAGCAGGTGCAGGTGCGCTCGATGGAGAACCAGCGCCTGCACCTGCAGACGCGCTGGGTGCTGCGCGGCGCGCTGGACTGGGCCCGCCTGATCCTGCAGCAGGAGGGGCGCGACAGCCGTGACGTCACGCGCGAGGACGGCGTGTGGGCCACGCCGCTGGCCGAAACACGGCTGGACCAGTACCTGGAGCGCGAGCGCCAGAATAACGAAAGCTACGATGCCACGCTGTCGGGGCAGATTTTCGATGCGCAGGCACGCTACAATCTGGCGAACCTGGCAAGCGCCAACGGCATGGTCGATCCGGCGCAGCTGGCGGTGTTCCGGCGCCTGCTGGCCAACCTGCAGCTGAACGACGCCGTGGCGCAGGCGGTGGCGGATGCGGTGAAGCGGGCCTACGTGGCGACGCCGCCGGTGGTGGTGCCGACTCCGGACGGTACGGGCACGGGAAGCGGGACGGGAACGGGAACTGGAACGGGAACGGGAACGGGAACGGGCGCGACGGGTACCGCGACGGTGACGCGTGGCGGCAGCAGCAGCGGCAGCAACGCGCCCATCGCGCCGCTCCGGGCGGAAGACCTGCTGGCGGTGGCGGGCGTGACGCAGCAGGCCGTGGAGCGGCTGCGCGAGTTCGTCATCGTGCTGCCGGTCGGGACCCGGGTGAACCCGAATACCGCCAAGGCCGAGGTACTGGCGGCGCTGTTCGAGAACATGTCGGTGTCGGAGGCGCAGTCGCTGGTGGTGCAGCGCAAGCGCACGCCGTGGACCGAGGGGCAGCCATTGAAGTCGGCTGGTGGCGCCGGGCCGACCGTGCCGGTGGCCTACCGCAGCGACAACTTCCTGGTGCAGAGCCAGGTGCGGCTGGAGCGGGCGGCGCTGGAGACGTGGTCGCTGATCCGGCGCGACCCCTACGACCAGGGCTCGCGCACGACGCCGGTGTGGATCCGGGAACTTTAG
- a CDS encoding prepilin-type N-terminal cleavage/methylation domain-containing protein gives MRARRHAGFTLVELLVAITVLAIVAVLGWRGLDSIVRSRAKLTEQMEHARGIQLAFAQMQSDLEQLAGTDLLGQRQRLVADNARLIFIRTVFPENAPSQLQVVSYRLRNGVLTRRESVNTRDLGQLDSLWQVALGDTDPIPGVALQSGVASMAVRIWDSGAWRAPAVNGSANAAPQTPGPQLGANGMKGLEMSLQLQGQPNPLVKILLLGAV, from the coding sequence ATGAGGGCCCGCCGCCACGCCGGATTCACGCTGGTCGAGCTGCTGGTGGCGATCACCGTGCTGGCCATCGTCGCCGTGCTGGGCTGGCGCGGGCTGGACAGCATCGTCCGCTCGCGCGCCAAGCTGACCGAGCAGATGGAGCATGCGCGCGGCATCCAGCTGGCGTTCGCGCAGATGCAGAGCGACCTGGAACAATTGGCCGGCACCGACCTGCTGGGCCAGCGCCAGCGCCTGGTGGCCGACAATGCGCGCCTGATCTTCATCCGCACCGTGTTTCCCGAGAACGCACCGTCGCAGCTGCAGGTGGTCAGCTATCGCCTGCGCAACGGCGTGCTGACGCGGCGTGAGTCCGTCAACACGCGCGACCTGGGGCAACTGGACTCGCTGTGGCAGGTCGCACTGGGCGATACCGATCCGATTCCTGGCGTGGCGCTGCAGTCCGGCGTGGCCAGCATGGCCGTGCGCATCTGGGACAGCGGCGCCTGGCGCGCGCCGGCCGTCAACGGCAGCGCGAATGCGGCGCCGCAGACGCCGGGACCGCAGCTCGGTGCCAACGGCATGAAGGGGCTGGAGATGTCGCTGCAGTTGCAGGGCCAGCCCAACCCGCTGGTGAAGATCCTGTTGCTGGGGGCCGTATGA
- the gspI gene encoding type II secretion system minor pseudopilin GspI: MMALPGNCARGFTLLEVLVALVIVGTALGASLRAIGSLTQNSDGLRSTMMATWSAENRLVEIRLARVFPAVGKTSYACPQGDMALICEENVVLSPNPRLRRVEVSVFDAAHPERRIIKLVQLVLRE, from the coding sequence ATGATGGCGCTACCCGGGAACTGCGCGCGCGGCTTCACCCTGCTCGAGGTGCTGGTGGCCCTCGTCATCGTCGGCACCGCGCTGGGCGCCTCGCTGCGCGCCATCGGCAGCCTGACGCAGAACAGCGACGGCCTGCGCAGCACGATGATGGCCACCTGGTCGGCCGAGAACCGCCTGGTCGAAATCCGGCTGGCGCGCGTGTTTCCCGCTGTCGGCAAGACCTCGTATGCCTGCCCGCAGGGCGACATGGCGCTGATCTGCGAGGAGAACGTGGTGCTGTCGCCCAACCCGCGCCTGCGCCGGGTCGAAGTGAGCGTGTTCGATGCCGCCCACCCGGAGCGCCGCATCATCAAGCTGGTGCAACTGGTGCTGCGCGAATGA
- the gspH gene encoding type II secretion system minor pseudopilin GspH, producing MMRQRGFTLIELLVVLVIIGLTLGLVTMNAAPSQRQAMQQEAQRIALLLQLARDEAIVRNRPVAFEANANSYRFLVRNGRTWEALPADDMLREREFKRSPVTLLLDPPTNLPGAPLRIVFGREPVDKPFVLTLASGDVSAAIRADGIGHFAVE from the coding sequence ATGATGCGCCAGCGCGGCTTCACGCTGATCGAGCTCCTGGTGGTGCTGGTCATCATCGGCCTGACCCTGGGGCTAGTGACGATGAACGCGGCGCCCAGCCAGCGCCAGGCCATGCAGCAGGAAGCGCAGCGTATCGCGCTGCTGCTGCAACTGGCGCGCGATGAAGCCATCGTGCGCAACCGCCCCGTGGCCTTCGAGGCCAACGCCAACAGCTACCGCTTCCTGGTACGCAACGGCCGCACCTGGGAAGCCCTGCCCGCGGACGACATGCTGCGCGAGCGCGAATTCAAGCGCAGCCCCGTCACCCTGCTGCTCGATCCCCCCACCAACCTGCCCGGCGCGCCGCTGCGCATCGTATTCGGCCGCGAACCGGTGGACAAGCCGTTCGTGCTGACCCTGGCCAGCGGCGACGTCAGCGCGGCGATTCGCGCCGATGGCATCGGTCATTTCGCGGTCGAATGA
- the gspG gene encoding type II secretion system major pseudopilin GspG, protein MQNVSQRMRRARGFTLIEIMVVVVIMGVLAALVVPKLLSRTGESKIAAAKVDIATIMQALKLYKLDNTRYPSTEQGLQALITRPTGGPPATGWKEGGYLEKMPKDPWGNPYQFLSPGVKGEVDVFSLGADGQPGGTGDDADIGSWEN, encoded by the coding sequence ATGCAAAACGTCTCACAACGGATGCGCCGCGCGCGCGGCTTCACGCTGATCGAAATCATGGTCGTGGTGGTCATCATGGGCGTGCTGGCCGCGCTGGTCGTGCCCAAGCTGCTCTCGCGCACCGGCGAATCGAAGATCGCCGCCGCCAAGGTCGACATCGCGACCATCATGCAGGCCCTGAAGCTCTACAAGCTCGACAACACCCGCTACCCGAGCACGGAACAAGGCCTGCAAGCCCTGATCACGCGTCCTACCGGCGGCCCGCCGGCCACCGGCTGGAAAGAGGGCGGCTACCTGGAAAAAATGCCGAAGGACCCATGGGGCAACCCATACCAGTTCCTGTCGCCGGGCGTGAAGGGTGAAGTGGACGTGTTCTCGCTGGGCGCCGACGGCCAGCCCGGCGGCACCGGCGACGACGCCGACATCGGCTCCTGGGAAAACTGA